GGGGATGGCGTGTGGCGCCCAGCTCCACCATGAGCCCAGGACAGACTCTAGAAATGGTTGCTGGCCCAGCCTGGGGGGCCTCCCAGCTGGAGAACACAGGGGCAAGAAGCCGGGAAACTCAGCTCTCCACACCAAAGGCTATACGGTCCCAAGATGCCCATTTGCGCTCACAGCAGAAAGGGTCCAGGTCTTCCTATAAAGACACGTCCCCCTGTCCCTAAGAGCTGCAAgcagtgacagagacagagaatgagaCACGTTCTTCTGAATCAGGACGTTCTGTGACAATGTTTATAATTAGAAAAGTGGCTCGGAACAGGATAGAAGCTTGGGAAGGCCATGGCGAAGCCATCCAGACTTGGCTGGAATTTTAAAGAGGGCCCacgggaaggaagggaaggggtggggtgctgtgaggcccagggaggacaaGGTGGGCTGCAAGGAGGGGCCTGGCCCAGGCTGCATGGAAGCTCGTGATCACTTTAGTAGAAGATCACAGTGCTTGAGTGTCGTTTGGAAACATCATCCTGGCCTAGCCCCCGCAGGGTTGGGCCCATTTGGCAGGTGTCCCAGGTCTGTGAGAATGTCCTTAGGAACTTCTCCAGGCGGAGGGCCCTGCAAGCACCTGTGGGCACCCAGGTGTTCTCTGGCCTTCACTTGGGCTTCTGCAGGTCGTCAGGCCCGAAGGAGTCAGGCAGCAGCTCCTGGACTGTCTTGACCATGTATGTGCCATCCGGCTTAGTCATGTACACGGGCCAGTTGGTGCCAAACTGGAAAAGAGGCAAAAACAGCATGAGAGAGGCCGGCTGAGCGGTTAGGATGGCCCTGGGTTTGAGTCTGACTCTACTACGTATTGTCTAAtgctcccctctgtgccccccttttctcatctgtaaaatgagaatgacaaTAACTGCACCCGGCTCATAGAGCTTGAGCAAGGAGCGAATAAAAGGATGGTGTTAAACAGCACAGCGCTTAGCACATGGTTAACAGGCAATAAATGCTCCATTAAGGACTCACCCGGGGGGGTTATAAGAAAGATATCTAACCCCCAGAGCCAGACCTTTCTGCTACGGCAAATGACAAATGACAAGTAACACCTGCTTCCCTTACAGTCTCCTTACTCCTCACAGGAGTTGCTGCATTACACACCAGACGTAGCACCTGCATTATTTCATTATCTGCCCTTTGAGGTAGGCACTGTTATGGTGCCCGTTTTGGCGATGGGGAAACTGGGGCTTAGCAGGGTACAGTCGGCAAAGACAAGTATGTCTCCGGATCTCTCTCCTATACTATGAGAGCACCACtcccctgctgtgtgaccttggccaaatgGCAAATGACAACTCTTTGGGGCTCAGTGTTCttgctatgttttttgtttgtttgagacagggtctctctctgtcacccaggctggagtgcaatggtgccatcatagctcattgtaatctcgaactcctgggttcaagcgagccttctgtctcagcctcccgagtagttggcaCTActggtgtgtaccaccatgcctggcggtagagatggggtcttggtatgctgtggaggctggtctcaaactcctggcctcaagcaaacctcccgcctcagcctcccaaagtgctgggattacagatgtgagccactgcacccagactgaaattgttttagagatgggagaGTGCAAGAAGGTAGGTATAGAGTTAAATTAGCTGTGGCATCATGGCAAGAGCCCTGCAGTGGGAGTCAGCAGACCCAGGCTCTGCCTGGCCAGGTATTGTGAGAGTTAGAGATGATTCGTGTAAAGCATCCTAtgcagtggctggcacatagtaggtgctcaattaatagAAGCTGTTCTTATTGATTATGTTGTTTGCCGGTGACCGTTCCTGTTTGCAGCCTCTTGTTCTTCCACGCTTCTGCCTGAATCACCAGTTATGACCAGGCACCAATTCATCTTCTGGCTTTTttagaataaatgttttaaggaaggaaattttTCTGCTTGGCAGGCTCTGCCTGAGGCTATGGTGAAAGTTGAGCGGAGGGTAGCTTAAATGCCTGGTCCCTTATTTGCATTTTGGTTTCAgttctgcctctccctccttcaGCTCTTTCAGCCGCCTTCTCTCGTTTGCCAACATCTAATCTGTTTGGAGAAAACAGCAATGAGCAATTGGACCATGCGGGGCCTTGGGAGCCAGGGACTCGGCAccctgcctcggtttccccacatGACCTTAGGCGTTGCGGCCATGCGGGGCAGCTATTTCTGCCCCTCTATATTGGGATGAGTTCCATCGTGTAAATTCAGTGCTTTTCTGGTGGCATTTTTCATCTGGATTTGGGAGACAGGTTTGCAGTCCTGgcaggaagcagaaggaagagggaggtgtTTGCACCCTCCAGAGGCTGTGAAAGCCCACGGCACAAACCAGAGCTGACGCAGCCCCCTCTCCCGCAAACACGAACCACTCCAGGAGCAGGAGCTCCCATGGAACAAACAGCTTCCATACTGCAAATACCATTATGTTTCCTCCGTGGCTGAAAATAATTGTGCCCAGTGTATAGAGCCATAAAAGCAGAGAGGCAGCTGTGAGGAGCGTGGGCTTTGGCGTCGGCCTGAACGAGCCACAGATGCCAGCTGGGTGCTGACTGGCCGGGGCCCTTCAGTAGGTCATTGTACTTCTGGGGGCCTCAGAGTACTGGTTTggaaatgggaataatgacacACACTTCCCTTGTGGGCTTGGGTGAGGATTAAGCAAGATGCTGTGTTTAGAGGGGTGGGACTCTCCAATGCAGACCTCTGAGAATCTACAAGAGCTACCGACATTCATCTCCCTCAAAtgtacatataaacataaaaaccTGCCACAGAGCCCAGTTCAAGAACCCATaatctggccgggcacggtggctcacgcctgcaatcctagcactctgggaggccgacgtgggaggactgcttgaggtcaggagtttgagaccagcctgagcaacagtgagaccccatctctactaaaaatcgaaaaaattagccgagcatcgtggcacatgcctgtagtcccagctactcgggaggctgaggcaggaggatcacttgagcccaggagttcgaggctgcatgagctgtgatgacgacactgcactctagcccgggcgacagagctagactcagtctcaaaaaccaaacaaacaaaaaaactcaccCATAATCTAAATCACCCCTTTGTGAGTTGAAGAAATTAAAGCCTTCCATCAAGATGACTTTTGTGAAAAGTACATCAGATCCCTTAAGTCCCGTCTCGAAAACATCCAGTGGcttccctttattctttttttttctagtttttaaaaatgtagttaaatgtgcataatataaaatttgccattttaaccatgtttCAGTGTACACTTCCATTCCCTTAATTCTTGGACTACAATAAACCCTCCCTCCCATGGCCCGCAAGGGCCAGCCCCTGCCACCACTGTCCCCTCCGCTCCCCGGGCCCTCGCTCCTTGGCCTTCTTGCCGCTTCTCAAGCTCACCGAGCGTCTGAGTGTGCGACCTGCTGGTTCCTCCACCTAGAAATCTCCTTCTCTAGACCTTTGTCGCTCtcatcttttttcattatttctatttctgctcaaatgtcatcttcaaAGAGAGGCCCTTCCTGGCTATCTGACTGGCAaatcagggattggcaaacttttctcTGTCAAGGGCCAGAcggtaagtattttaggctttgcaggccatgtgGCCTCTGCCGCAGCTGCTGGCTTCTGTAGTTGTAAGACCAGAGCAGCCACAGGCAATAGGGGAATGAATGggcatagctgtgttccaataaaactttatttacaaaaacaagcagcaTGCTGGATTTGACTCACAGGcagtagtttgctgacccctgatctgCAGTATCCCCTGCTGCCCTTTTGTCACTCAACTCCctttcctgcatttttttttttttggtttgtttttaatcactCACCCTTTTACTCTCAGAAATGccattgcttatttattttgccCCTTGCCTATTGTCTGTCTCTTGCACTAGACTAcaagctccgtgagggcagggcCTAGCCTGTCTTGTCCCTGCCGTCTCCCCGGAGCTTCCTTGGTGCCTGGCATAGAGCAGATACTCCATCACTACATATTTACTGAACGAAGGAGTCATTTCCAGTGATTCATGCAAGGCCTTAGAAGTTGGCCAACCAAGCAGACAGGACAGTAGCTGTGTCCCCTCGCTGGCAGCTTGGCAGTGTCCCCACGGCCTGGGCGAGCACAGAGGCATTGAATTTACATTCCAGAAAGCAGGAGAAGCTGGTTACCTCTCTCATGACTTGCCTGCAGGCCCCACAAGGTGAGACAAAATCATCTTGCACGTCACTGGAAAAGCAAAGAATCAAACTCAGATCAGTCTCTCTGGAGGCGTGAGGACAATTGCTGAGTCCCAGGCCCTTTCCGATTAGGCCAAACCCCATGAGGTAGTTCCTGATTCACACACAGTGTGTcctgggggctgagaaggcgACTTGGCAGCTGTCCACACTTCCACGGGGCAAGGCTGTGGGCAGGGATTCTCATTGgtgcacttaataaatgtttagtgAGCACTTACTATCACCCACACCCTGGGAATACAAAGGTTGAGGAGAATTTGTCTCTGGCAAAGAGATTATTCAGCCCAGTGGATGACCTAGCGGACTAGGCAAGttatcattttaagtaaaatacagTAAGAAGGAGGCAATCCCTGCCTATGGAGTGAGAAAGACTATCGTatagaggaggtgacatttggcCCAATCCTCGAAAGAAGTACAGAATTCAGAAGTCACCATTCGGTGAGCACCTGCTATACACCAAACTGTACCAAGCACTCaacatatgttatttcatttaattctcagaacaacctggatgtcagaatggccattttacaggtgaggaaacaggttcagTGAGATGAAGTAACAGAGGAGCTATTCTGAAGCCCAGGATTTTTCTGTGTTGTaggcaaaggaaacaaacagtatgtgcaaaggccctgaggcatggAAGAATAAGATACAtgtgaatcaaaaagaaaaatgggctcCTTGCATCGGAGAAAGCCTGGAGAAGACAGGATTACAGCCAGGGGTTGCCTGTGAGAGTTTAGGCACCTACAGGCAGGCTCCAGCCCTGAGCAGGACGAGGGATGGTGCTTAAAGAAGGCAGGTTTAACTGTAGGAACCTCCAACCCTGCTGGAGTGCAAAAGGTTAAGCCAGCAGCCACGCTTGTCCTTGCTCTTCTGGACCCACAGCTCTTCGACATCTCTGGAAGAACAGGGGACTGAAATTTGGATTCTCAGTTGGCACCTCCTTTTGCTATGTGTGACTTTGCCTGAATCATTTTAACCCAACCGAGGCTCCTTTCTTTGCCTGTTAAATGTGGATAATAGTGTCATCTACTCTTTCGGATGCTAGAGCATAAAATAAGGTGTACGAAAGGCTTTGTGAATGTTAGAATGCTACACACATATTACACACATATTGTTCCTGCTTGTACTATTTCCCGGACACTTCTTCCTTTACATATATAAGCTCTGTCAAAATTTTAGTGCTTTGGCATATATAGTTTTGTTATATGCCATGtgctttatgtattattttatcattaatctTATTATATAGTAACAATAATTGTTATATTGTTTAATGTGTACCTAGAATGTGCTAGGCATCCTAAAAAGTACTTTATATGCACCATCTCATGTCAactgacaaatattaatatttgttgagcacctactatgtgccaggcgctgtcATTGGTGCTGGaggtacagcagtgaacaaaaaagacaaagttcGCTGTGTCGAGAATTTATAGACTGGGAAGGGGACCAggcaaccaaccaaccaaccattATCAAGAGAGGTAGGGACAGATGCTAAGAACAGAATAATAAAGCTGCTCagtactatttcatttaatcctcacgacaaGTACGTCTAGGGGTCCAGTCAAAGAAAGGTTCTGCTTCATGGAAAGGTGGGGTCCTCTCTGAGCACACTTACAGCTCCAGAAGAAAATTCCATGGGCCCATGAGAGGGTGGGGACCCCTGCCCAGGGTGCCCACGGAGCCAAGATAGCCCCTGCAATCAATGGGGGACAGCTGGCACAGCCCGGGGCCTCTCCCAAGCTCACTGGAGTTGGACTCTGTGCTATTTGTCACTCATTCCACACAGGTTGACAAAAGTCTGCTCCATGGCAGGCAGGTGAGGGAGAGGGGCAAGCAAAGACTGATGGGGGAATCCCTGCCTTCGGGACCTTTCTGTCTGGAGGGGGACATAAAATCGTCACGTAACAAAGGCAGACGGTGGTCAGAGCCCTGAGATTCTGTCTCCCTTCCATGGCCCGGGAGGCCTCGGCTGAGCTTGCTGCTTCCTGTCTCAGTCTTGTGGCATGTGCGGCCCACTGCCCAGTGGACAGCTCCTGGGACAAGGTGACCCACATTAGGGTTTTCAGGGTGGGCAAACACGCATTCTACTGGGAAGTTAAAATTGGTCCTGGGTTCTACCACCAAAAGTCACAATATGGTGCTTCTAGACAGTATCCCTGTGGGACAGGACACAGTCTGATTGTAACGATGGCTTACAATTCTGTTGGGCTTCTCTGTGCCGAGCACGGTGCTGAGGACCTAATGTATTAGCTCATTGAATccccaacaaccctgtgaggggCAAGGGTGTGCAGGCGCTCTTACTGCCTGCCTGTTACAGATCGTGAAAGGGAAagaacttgcctaaggtcacagagctagtaagggGCAGAGCCAAGATCGGAACCCAGAATCTATGCACTCTGCCTGTGGTAGTTTTGTGGCTTGCAGAAGTAATAATGATGACTTTAAAACAATGGTTTTAATTTATGAtgtactctgtgccaggcactttacagAAAACATGTCATGAGTCCCCACAACAGATCAATCTCCTCCATCTCACATGCTCAGAGAGTCTAAGCAACATGCCCGAGGTTGACAATGCAGGAACCTGGTCGTCTAACCCAGAGCCTGGGCTTCTAACCGTTACTCAATATTCCTGCCAAGAGTGAGCACTAAAAGCCAGAATGTTCTGGCTGTCTCAGGACATTTCTTCACgcttcctctttcctgcctctcccctgacTTTCATCCTGTCCTGCTTTTTGCTGTGTATTTAACGTTTTCTGTGGTTTGTGCTGACCTTGGTCACACACTGAGGCTGTGCTTATCAGACCTGACAGCTGGAAACCTATTGACTCTGATAACTACATTCAGAACTGCAGTGGGGCAAGCTTATCTCTCTGTTTACGAAGTCCCATCCTGGGCTCTGCAGACACATGGGCCTTTCTTGAGTGCAGTCTCCATCCTCAGAGATCTCAGAGGGGCTCTCTTAGACTGTTCAGACCGGTGCAATGTCAATAAGGGAGTTTGCACTTCCCATTCATGCTCTGACTCCATGCTCTCAATTTAATAAATCATTAGTGCAATAATGACTGCATTTCTGGCTCGGGGAAGCCAGTGCAGGCTGAATACCCAGAGTAGAGCAGTTGGATGCCAGAAAAATGCAGGTTTTGTGTAAATAAGGACATTTGCTAATCATTGCTAGTGATAGTCAGTCATGTTTAAAGACAGATAACGACCAAGAGAAAAAGCCtttcatttggaaaattctaAACAGCGCAAGGCATCGTTATCCTTTGGTTGACTTTGGCCTCTTTTTCTCCagaatatcattattttcttGGATCAGcctttaaattgagttatttccttctttttttttttttcataaagtgcAAGTCACATCCTGATCTCTGCTCATCTGCACAAGATGTTCCCAGCGCAGTCTCGTTTACCCTTCCTGGAGCCAAAGGGAAGCTAGAACAGACCTGGGTTGCAGGGAAGGCTCTCGGTGCCGGGACCTTCTCCTTTAAGTGCTCCCTGGGCTCCACGCACTTAGCAACAAAGCCTGAGTAAGCCGGACCACCTTGGGGCCAGATCAGGGCAAAGCTTGGGGTCTTAGAAAACACACGTGGGCCTATTTCTGTCGCACGGCCCCATCAGCCTTGCTCTAAGCCGCTGCATTTCCGCTGCTTGCGTCTCAGCCAGAAAGGTGCTGTGGTGATGCCACCAGGAATTATCTCCACTATGAGTGAAGGGATAATTCCCTCGCAGGATGTGATCCATGCAGCCAGATGTCCCTAAAGACCCACGCTTGCTCAGCCAGGCAGCCTCTTTCTGAGTGGGTTAAACGTTTCCCGTGTCATTTTTCTTCCAACATTACTTATTCACCAAGAAAACTCTGTGTCATAGACAATACACAAGTACACACAGGAGCAATTCGCcattaaatcattaaattaatGGGGCCCAAATTAGTAAAAGAGCTCATTTACATGCTTGAATCCTGAAACCACTGAGTCTGGGTTCGGGGCCAAGAAGGATGCATCATGCTCCCTTGGAGGGTAAGCACGTGAGAACTAGGATCTTTACGTTTGGGGCACTTAGAGAGAATTGAATGTTGCTCCTGTTCGACAAGAGCCTGGACTGGAATCCGGTTAGTTTGAACCATAACCGGTGTTTACCTGGCTGTCACCCCCCGGTGTGCAGCTTGTCCTTGCATCCTGGCTCTGGCTCCTAGAGGCGAGTGTTGCTGAATGACGGAGTCAGCGGTGCTGAATGGCTTGTCCAAgatcccaggattggctcaggagggCAGGGAAGAGTGTTTGATCCGGCACAGCACGGTGCAGTGAGGCTCTGAGACCTGAGTTTTGTCCCGGCTCTGCCGCTAACTCCCAGCAAAGTTGCTCaccttctctaggcctcagtttctttagctGTATAATGGGGGTGGTGACGAGGGAGTCTATACCAGGTGATTTTTAGGTCCCTCCAGCTTTAGGTTTCTATCCTGCCTTTCCACTGTATCTTGCAGGGACCCTGCTGTACTTTGTGTTGCAGGAACAGAAATGCACCGACCCTTGCATGAGAGCGGCCGTGGTCGTTTACCTGCTCTGCAGCTTCAATGAGGGCAGAATCCATTTCTTATCTGTCTCCTTAGCCTCAGCACTCAGACCAGGGCCCtatgcagtgcctggcacataaaaagtGCTTGATAAACATACatcaggtgaatgaatgaatgaatgaatgaatagcagGTGTATGGGGGATGCTGGCTGAAGAGATGAATGAATACTGCTGCGACCTGGCTTTCCCATTTACCTGGCGACAGCCATTGCCCTGAAATCCTTGTACCCTTCTGAAACGGCCTTCTGGATAGCGGTCCGTTCCGCACAGATGCTCAGTGGGTAGCTGGCGTTTTCGATGTTGCACCCTGAAAAGAGAGGAGAGCCCAGTGGTATGACCAGCAGAACTACTTCCTGTTGCATGTGTTGAGTACAAGGCTTGCCCCATTCCAGCGCAGGGAGGGACCAGGTGCTCTGGGCAaggtggggagaaggaaagggcGATTTGACCTGAAGCGCTGGTAGACTCCTTGGCCCATGGTAGCGGCCCTTGCCAAGAACCTCTCACTGTCTTCACTTACCCAATGCCTCCAGCTTGAAGCACAGCCTGGGAGCAGGGGCAGCACAACAGGGCAGATTAAGCAGCCTCCCCACCCTGCAGAGGTCAAGGCCAAGGGAGATGCTGAGGCGTAAGAAAGTAAGCAGAGCCCCCAGGCCCGGACCTAAGAGATGGAAGCCACGGGATGGGGTTGGGCTATGGTCTGACTGTTTGTATCACCCcatctcaaattcatatgttgaaatcctgactcccaaggtgatggtattaggaggtggggcctttggggagatgattaggtcatgagaacCAAACAAAGGAGACTAGTCCTCATGAACGGATCAGTGCCCTTATGaagccagagagctgccttgccccttccaccacgtgaggacatagCGAGGAGGGGCCGTCGATGAGAACccggccttcaccagacaccaaatctgcctgtgccttgatcttggacttcccagcctccaggacggtgggcaataaatttctgttgtttataagctatttagcctatggtattttgtcatagcagcctgaaGGGGCTAAGACAGGTCCGGGTTCAAAGTTTGAGCCTGGACAGGATTTTTGGTGCTAGTTACTGGCTGTCAGAGTTCAGCCAGGGTTCAGCCAGAGTTGTGTTGCGTAACAAACTGTCCAAACCAACTAACAACTGAGTCaactaacaaacaaaaagctCTCAAGCTTTGCGGAAAGTGCCTGTGATTGTGTGAGCCTTAAGGCAATTGTCAGGCCTCCAACGGGAGGTGCCGCTGCTAAGGCGGCCCAGCCCTGCGTCAGGGGTGTTCCTGGGGGACAACGAGCCAGGGGTGCTCCCAGGAGACACAATGTTGGCATAGACAGATTGGCTGGCTAAGAAATCCCCCATCTCCAGGGAAGAGAGTCCATGAACAAATGGCACGGGATGTGCGCTCTCCCCTAATCAAGATGTGGTGCGTGGTCTGTGTCGCTCCTTGTAGCTTTGTAGCTTGCCTTCCTCCCTGAGGCAGAGATATTGATTGTGCCCTGTATTCacttcctgtttcttcctttaaGTAATACAAGTGACCTGCATTCCAGCAAGGCCACTCAATGAGGGACTGTAACTCCCTCGCAGCATGCTGTGGCCACGTGCCTGAGTTTTGGCCAATGGCATGTGGCCCAAAGGGATGTGAGAACATCTGGATCACATTTTTTATAACGAAATTGCGTGCctattacttcttttctttcccccttccaCTGGCTGGCCGGAGGAGGTGGCGGGGTGGGGCAGCTTTGAGCATGTGGTTTATCGTCACAGGAATGGAAGAGTGACAAGAGAGAAGGGACTCGGGACCCTGGCCAACTCCTGGAGTAGAGTTGTCTATTTGCCCAGGGCCTACTGCTtcctctggctggtcttgaactcctgacctccagcgatcctcctgccttggcctcccagagtgctaggattacaggcgtgagccatcgcgcccggccttaCTCTGGCTTGTAATGTGAGAGAAAACCAGAATTCTATCATGTCTGAGTCACTGTGTTTTATAATCTTTTGGTCAGAGCAGTGTAACCTATATACCTAACTAATACAGAAATTTGTGCTGAAAGTGAGATGCAACTTTAATGAAAGCAATCTACAAATTGTGACATTGACTTAGCGGTTGGGCTGAGGAAACAGAAATGAGGGGAGATGGAAAGCTGACGGCCTTGTTAGTCGGCCACTCGGCAAAGCTCCACGCTGCAATGACCTGGAgacgccgggccgggccgggccgggcagcCGGCTAGCAGGAAGGGAGAGCTGGCAGCCGTAAGAACTATGCCCAGAAGGATCTCTGGGGGTCCAGGGCACTCCTGTACGGAAGTGATTGGAAGCAGAGAGCTCAGgaagtttttcagtttttgacaGAATTGGATAGCTAAAGAAGCCACAAGACTGGCCTATAAAAGCTGCACTTGGTCAATCTCTAGAGAAACGCCTGGGCCCCCCAAACTCCAGCATCCGTGGGCTGAGAGACCGTGTGCCCCCAGGAGGGCGTTCTCCCCAGCACCCGCTGTGGATGTGGGGCCGACGGAGGATGGTAAGGGTCAGGGAGAGGCTCCCAGAGGGCAGTGGACAGGGAGGGCCCCAGAGCAGAAAGGGGAGGAGCGTCAGCCAGGGCAGGGACCCCTCACACCTCCGGCCCAGCGCGTGGGGACTGCTGAGGACCGTGACTGCCGGGAGTCCCCTGCTCTTCCCTGTCCCTAACGGCAGATTTTACTGTCGCCCCTTCCTGCTCCACGTTGTATCCTGCAGGAGGGGTGTGAAGTGGGGGTAGATCATTATTTTTACGGGTCACTAGACCAGCACAGCCACGTCTGGACAGGAAGAAGAGGGCTGTGCAGCTCCGTGAGGTCCTGTGCTGAGAGCTGTGTGCTGGCCGGGTGGGACTTTGGGTGGCCTCCCTTAGGGACGAAAGCGGCCGCCTTGcacaaataacaggaaaataccgaATCCCCCcatttccccagtaacagttaGGGATCAGTCCTGTGGTTCCCCCACTCacaggcaccctgcaggagttctgttttgcacaacttctgaaaagagctgaatgaacagaaaagagatgtaaatctctctctttcaaaattgttttctgagAATCTGTGTTTTTACAGTCAAAAGAGTTCCTGAGCGAACAACAGGGTGCGAGCTCCAGGCCCCAGCCATATCTcaaggacagagtcacatctgcGATCATCCCTTCCccgaggaagaaaggaaggagctgATGCAGCAGTTTCTCAACTGCACCTGCCAGTCTACGACCCCctttaaaaatcctcaacagCTGGTTTTTGGGCACATTCTTCCTTTTCCACCACCATGCCggtcctcccacccccactccagggaaaaataaataaacctcttctttctatcctaatctttgcTGTCTgcagaaatctttctcaaaacccgCCTGCACTAGCTCTCCACCCTGTCTGGTGGCCCTTAGGGGACTAAAACTGAGTCACTTCTCTGCCTCCACAGGGGGAGAAGTCACTTTTCTCTCTGTGAGGGGACTGTCTCGTCCTCTCATTTTTCTACCTCTGGACGGGGAGCCGCTTCAGTCTTGAaactgctccctcctctgcaaCTCCTAGGACATTCCTCTCAATATCATTGGGAATTCACTGAGCCTCCTGGTCCCTGGAATCTTGGGGAATGGTCGTACGCACAAGGTGGAGAGTGATAGCTTTTGGTTTGGTTGGTCAAGGGAAACCCAGCGCTGGGTCTACCACTGGGGAGGGTGGCATAGAGGGCCGCTTCCTAACTGCTCTTT
Above is a window of Lemur catta isolate mLemCat1 chromosome 3, mLemCat1.pri, whole genome shotgun sequence DNA encoding:
- the CDA gene encoding cytidine deaminase isoform X2, whose protein sequence is MAHKRPACTLDAKDIKQLLLSSQEAKKLAYCPYSHFPVGAALLTSNGKIFSGCNIENASYPLSICAERTAIQKAVSEGYKDFRAMAVASLAPWKCGQLPSRLLSPQDTLCVNQELPHGVWPNRKGPGTQQLSSRLQRD
- the CDA gene encoding cytidine deaminase isoform X1 → MAHKRPACTLDAKDIKQLLLSSQEAKKLAYCPYSHFPVGAALLTSNGKIFSGCNIENASYPLSICAERTAIQKAVSEGYKDFRAMAVASDVQDDFVSPCGACRQVMREFGTNWPVYMTKPDGTYMVKTVQELLPDSFGPDDLQKPK